A portion of the Bdellovibrio bacteriovorus genome contains these proteins:
- a CDS encoding DUF1513 domain-containing protein has protein sequence MLSDMLGFSSKQFLGGIIFLAVVGFVYYGPYSKSKKLNPAYLVGEYKTPKTKGKATLVADNGHIIRRWPVPFSVHTFSHNNALPWQLAAVENLGDSMAIIDARIKNTVEAIKAPEGLVFSGHGIFSTQGDRLFIAAQDKKTAEGFLLIYDTETNALAKQVKTEGLNPHDLQYDLTNSKNLILINAGSEQEKGQLLWLSEEDGKIVKSISFSEGLTVKHFSQSEKLIYLYGPSSFAMFNRKDEAIKIADWPSKNPQYAGEILNAYQDVMNEKIWLTVPTKDLIVVLEQKTLAIAKTFAATKPASILASPLENPELLMISVGTYGGEGMQKAYNLKNVSGSDAALDDPRKFYAEHATPLEVAIQE, from the coding sequence ATGCTTTCAGACATGTTGGGATTTTCATCAAAACAGTTTTTAGGCGGCATTATTTTTTTGGCAGTAGTAGGTTTTGTCTATTACGGCCCTTACAGTAAATCTAAAAAATTAAATCCTGCCTATCTGGTGGGTGAATACAAAACGCCAAAGACCAAAGGAAAAGCCACCTTGGTGGCCGATAACGGCCATATCATTCGCCGCTGGCCAGTCCCATTTTCCGTTCATACGTTTTCGCACAATAATGCATTGCCTTGGCAACTAGCCGCTGTTGAAAACTTGGGGGATTCCATGGCTATCATCGACGCCCGCATAAAAAACACGGTCGAAGCTATCAAGGCCCCCGAGGGCTTGGTATTTAGCGGCCACGGGATTTTTTCAACGCAAGGCGATCGTCTATTTATTGCCGCTCAAGATAAAAAAACGGCCGAAGGCTTTCTTCTTATTTACGATACCGAAACAAATGCCTTAGCGAAGCAAGTTAAAACCGAAGGCCTTAATCCCCACGACTTGCAATATGATCTGACGAATTCCAAAAATCTGATTTTGATAAATGCGGGCAGTGAGCAGGAAAAAGGGCAATTGCTGTGGCTTTCCGAAGAAGACGGCAAGATCGTTAAAAGCATTTCTTTTTCTGAGGGCCTGACGGTTAAACATTTTTCCCAAAGTGAAAAGCTGATTTATCTTTACGGCCCTTCTTCGTTTGCAATGTTTAATCGCAAAGATGAAGCCATTAAAATTGCCGATTGGCCAAGCAAGAATCCTCAATATGCAGGAGAGATTCTAAATGCTTATCAAGACGTGATGAATGAAAAGATCTGGCTTACCGTGCCCACCAAGGACCTGATTGTGGTCTTAGAACAAAAGACTTTGGCAATTGCTAAGACCTTCGCGGCGACGAAGCCCGCTTCGATTTTAGCCTCGCCATTAGAAAATCCAGAGCTTCTTATGATTTCCGTCGGAACCTACGGCGGTGAAGGCATGCAGAAAGCTTATAATTTAAAAAACGTCAGCGGTTCTGACGCCGCTTTGGATGATCCGAGAAAATTTTATGCCGAACACGCGACCCCGTTAGAGGTCGCGATTCAAGAATAG
- a CDS encoding beta strand repeat-containing protein has protein sequence MAKIWYVLVTIIFLVGCRDTGGGVVGYVNSALDRSTLSTAALSISITEGASHSLLIVLDHGVSRSTTLDWSVSAPNGQFTTTNGIVGMSEGQSSALITLDSIDNNVTDGHRNYLLTISGSSLVFANSINIQVTIIDNESAPLISVADISVAEGNGAGTTDAIFTVTASNPSASNIVVNYTTTDGTAISGNDYNAVSGTLTIPAGSLTGTITVPVIRDSIYEANKNFSVVLSGGSGYTVAGSRLTAIGTIEDDESQSTLSVADISMNEGTGGGSTNAVFTITMASVSAQNVTVNYTTQDGTAIAGTDYTTTSGTATITAGSTSTTVSVPVLPNSIYEDNKTFTLRLSGGSGYLVSGSTLIATGTILNDDAAPTISIANASASEGNSGTTNMTFTVTASAASALPISFNYATSDGTAASGFDYTTTSGSKTIIAGSTTTTITVQIIGNTRYENNKSFTVTLSAGTGYTVAGSTLSATGTIQNDDAAPTVTISDISLVEGSGAGTTNAIFTVTLSAISGVNVTFDYATSNGTATAGSDYTATSGSASIAAGQTQTTLTVPITRDTTFESNETFTMTLSNLTGSTPAGSTLTATATITNDDPDTRIWDFQNVGDYTLGSFLNFATGSVTLSQVDSVHNNATEFNAGTLSGVTHNGTSLTLNPSTATNMIHAASWTPKYSYLVGYWKFDGNWNDSSSSNVTLTHTANAITNPAAIKSGSGAAGFPSGHYAHGTLAASYSSYAISVWVNPTTLVAGGGPVGQSGAANPAIFIDSSGNLYWAFGSVTTTVKASAGLWTHLVAVQNGTSQALYINGVLAGTATASSSLSAIDVGRINATTMAQSVDELAIFSTPLSSNEVNVIYARQRSRYNGLYTSPVVDMGTSAPWTTMTPSTPLPFLKELSATNETIAPALMTDLVALYHFNETSLDQYAGAADYYDSTGSGNNGSGNLPLNARSNFVRGVTFNGSTHVRLGIGSTVFPSATTTGLTISAWLTPAEVGASSVDDRRIISGTKNGTGTVFGLAIGRSQQKISAFYMDSSGASGTQKELIPDVTVKADELVHVALTISGNKAILYLNGVEAKSASDANVANSTSLSASVPIRVGSIPAGTGNFYSGAMDELALWKRGLTADEIQQVYRRGANRIRYQVRTCIDIACNCKSINTGGSSNDCDGDGVANNLDLSDSFAAEWFGADGTSGSFFSELQNNSSLDSSQNPNGSVKTTNMVYDWSTSFYPTAARPANNRYFQYRAFMDSDDNSTACNSGPCLPEITAMSIGPSGRYYGGAPSVVNNNAFTYTELQSLTRVDPNSCTTYQVSTNGGSTWKYYDTVGGAWETTTEGTGNSNPLSDYTLSRLQALGSGSFKFKAFLNTNAAFTQSCELNSVSATAKVP, from the coding sequence ATGGCAAAAATCTGGTACGTCCTGGTGACAATAATATTTTTAGTGGGCTGCCGCGATACCGGAGGCGGCGTGGTCGGTTACGTTAACAGCGCTTTAGACCGCTCCACCCTTTCCACGGCAGCATTAAGCATTTCCATCACAGAAGGCGCGTCTCACAGCCTTCTTATTGTTCTTGACCACGGCGTATCTCGCTCAACGACTTTAGACTGGAGTGTTTCTGCTCCCAATGGACAGTTTACCACGACGAATGGCATCGTTGGAATGAGTGAAGGTCAATCTTCGGCCCTGATCACTCTTGACTCTATCGACAACAACGTGACTGACGGCCATCGCAATTATCTCCTCACGATATCAGGCTCAAGCTTGGTTTTTGCCAACAGCATCAACATTCAAGTTACCATCATCGACAATGAAAGTGCGCCGCTCATTTCTGTTGCAGATATCTCTGTCGCCGAGGGAAATGGGGCAGGAACCACCGACGCCATCTTTACCGTAACAGCCAGCAATCCTTCAGCCTCTAACATAGTCGTGAATTACACTACTACTGATGGGACTGCTATCAGTGGCAATGACTATAATGCGGTCTCCGGAACGCTCACGATCCCCGCTGGCTCTTTAACGGGAACTATCACTGTGCCCGTTATTCGTGATTCTATTTACGAAGCAAATAAGAATTTTTCAGTCGTCCTTTCTGGGGGCTCCGGTTATACCGTCGCCGGCTCGCGATTGACCGCCATTGGCACCATCGAAGACGACGAATCCCAATCCACTTTATCGGTGGCCGACATCAGTATGAACGAAGGTACAGGTGGGGGATCTACGAATGCTGTTTTCACGATCACGATGGCCAGTGTTTCTGCGCAAAACGTGACGGTCAACTACACCACTCAAGATGGCACCGCGATTGCCGGCACGGATTATACAACGACTTCCGGAACCGCCACCATCACTGCAGGATCTACTTCAACCACCGTCAGCGTTCCGGTTTTACCAAACTCCATTTATGAAGATAATAAAACGTTCACCTTAAGACTTTCTGGAGGCTCCGGCTATCTTGTCTCCGGCTCGACCCTTATCGCCACCGGCACGATCTTAAACGATGATGCTGCACCGACTATTTCCATTGCCAATGCCAGCGCCAGCGAAGGAAACTCTGGCACGACAAATATGACGTTCACGGTCACGGCAAGTGCGGCCTCTGCACTCCCTATCAGTTTTAACTATGCAACCAGTGACGGAACCGCCGCGAGTGGTTTTGATTACACCACCACCAGTGGATCAAAAACCATCATCGCGGGATCTACGACCACCACGATCACCGTTCAGATCATTGGTAACACTCGCTATGAAAATAATAAAAGTTTTACGGTCACGTTAAGTGCAGGAACAGGTTATACCGTCGCAGGCTCAACACTTTCAGCCACCGGCACAATTCAAAATGATGATGCAGCCCCGACGGTCACGATCTCTGACATCTCGCTGGTCGAAGGATCTGGTGCGGGAACAACCAACGCGATCTTTACGGTCACTTTAAGTGCTATTTCTGGGGTCAACGTCACTTTTGATTATGCAACTAGTAACGGCACGGCAACTGCCGGTTCTGATTACACGGCGACTTCGGGCTCTGCCAGCATCGCTGCCGGTCAGACACAAACCACGCTCACCGTCCCTATTACTCGTGATACCACATTTGAAAGCAATGAAACCTTCACGATGACGTTAAGCAATCTCACCGGGTCTACGCCGGCAGGTTCAACTTTAACGGCAACCGCCACCATCACCAACGATGACCCCGATACACGAATTTGGGATTTTCAAAATGTAGGCGATTACACTTTGGGATCATTCTTAAATTTCGCGACGGGTTCGGTGACTTTAAGTCAGGTGGATTCTGTTCACAACAATGCGACAGAATTTAATGCGGGCACTCTTTCAGGGGTCACGCACAATGGGACAAGCTTGACATTGAATCCCAGCACCGCAACCAACATGATTCACGCCGCTTCTTGGACACCAAAATATTCTTATCTGGTGGGCTATTGGAAATTTGATGGCAACTGGAATGATTCTTCGAGTTCGAACGTCACCCTAACCCATACAGCAAATGCGATTACGAATCCGGCCGCGATCAAAAGCGGCTCGGGCGCGGCAGGCTTTCCGTCTGGACATTACGCCCACGGAACTTTAGCCGCGAGTTATTCAAGCTATGCCATTTCCGTGTGGGTGAATCCCACAACATTGGTTGCCGGTGGCGGTCCCGTGGGACAATCCGGTGCCGCAAACCCGGCCATTTTCATTGATAGCTCTGGAAATTTATATTGGGCCTTTGGCAGCGTCACCACCACGGTGAAAGCTTCTGCGGGCTTATGGACTCACCTTGTTGCCGTTCAAAATGGCACAAGCCAAGCCTTGTACATCAATGGTGTTCTTGCAGGGACCGCGACCGCTTCATCCAGCTTAAGTGCGATTGATGTGGGTCGCATCAATGCGACAACCATGGCTCAATCGGTCGATGAACTTGCGATATTTAGCACTCCTCTAAGCTCGAATGAGGTGAATGTGATTTATGCCCGTCAACGTTCGCGTTACAACGGTCTTTACACATCACCGGTGGTCGACATGGGAACAAGTGCTCCTTGGACTACCATGACACCAAGCACACCGTTGCCATTTTTAAAGGAACTTTCGGCGACGAATGAAACAATTGCGCCCGCACTCATGACAGATCTCGTAGCCTTATATCATTTTAACGAAACATCTTTAGATCAATACGCCGGGGCCGCCGATTATTATGACAGTACTGGAAGTGGGAACAACGGCAGTGGTAATTTACCCCTCAACGCTCGCAGTAATTTCGTCCGCGGTGTTACTTTCAATGGCAGCACCCATGTTCGTTTAGGCATTGGCAGCACCGTTTTCCCTTCCGCGACCACGACGGGCCTAACTATCTCTGCGTGGTTAACACCTGCCGAAGTGGGCGCCTCGTCCGTCGACGATCGCCGGATTATCAGCGGAACAAAAAATGGTACGGGAACTGTATTTGGGCTTGCTATCGGACGATCTCAACAAAAAATCTCAGCATTTTACATGGACAGTTCTGGGGCTTCAGGGACCCAAAAAGAACTAATCCCAGATGTCACCGTCAAAGCAGATGAGCTTGTTCACGTGGCTTTAACCATTAGTGGCAACAAAGCAATATTGTACCTTAATGGGGTCGAAGCCAAGAGCGCCTCCGATGCCAACGTCGCAAACTCGACAAGCCTTAGCGCATCGGTACCGATTCGGGTGGGAAGTATTCCGGCGGGCACCGGCAATTTCTATTCGGGGGCCATGGATGAACTTGCGTTGTGGAAACGAGGCCTCACCGCCGACGAAATTCAGCAAGTGTATCGTCGTGGAGCCAACCGCATTCGCTATCAAGTCAGAACATGTATCGACATCGCTTGTAATTGTAAATCCATCAACACCGGCGGATCGAGCAACGACTGTGACGGCGACGGCGTGGCTAATAACTTAGATCTTTCTGACAGCTTTGCCGCCGAATGGTTTGGCGCAGACGGTACTTCTGGCAGTTTCTTTTCAGAGCTGCAAAATAACTCGTCATTAGATTCATCGCAAAATCCAAATGGTTCGGTCAAAACAACCAACATGGTTTACGACTGGTCCACCAGCTTTTACCCGACCGCAGCACGGCCGGCGAACAATCGCTACTTTCAGTATCGCGCCTTCATGGATTCTGATGACAACAGCACGGCATGTAACAGTGGTCCTTGCTTGCCCGAAATCACCGCCATGTCTATAGGGCCTTCCGGAAGGTACTATGGAGGTGCCCCCAGTGTGGTTAATAACAACGCCTTCACGTACACCGAACTGCAATCACTCACTCGTGTTGATCCTAATTCTTGTACGACCTATCAAGTTTCCACCAATGGAGGAAGCACCTGGAAGTATTATGATACCGTAGGTGGAGCGTGGGAGACGACCACCGAAGGAACGGGGAACTCAAATCCTTTGAGTGATTATACTCTTTCAAGATTGCAGGCTTTGGGTTCGGGAAGCTTTAAGTTTAAAGCTTTCCTTAACACCAACGCGGCATTCACACAAAGTTGTGAGCTTAACAGCGTCTCTGCGACGGCCAAAGTTCCTTAG
- a CDS encoding zinc ribbon domain-containing protein YjdM produces the protein MNEPTNCPKCQSENIYQDGNLWVCPECSHEWTPQNAAATTETEADTRIRDANGNVLQDGDTVTVIKDLKVKGSSSVVKVGTKVKNIRLVDGADGHDIACKIDGFGAMNLKSEFVKKV, from the coding sequence ATGAACGAACCAACGAACTGCCCAAAATGCCAATCCGAAAATATTTATCAAGATGGAAATCTTTGGGTTTGTCCTGAATGCTCCCACGAATGGACTCCGCAAAATGCAGCTGCGACAACAGAGACTGAGGCCGACACGCGCATTCGCGATGCCAACGGAAATGTTTTGCAAGATGGCGACACAGTCACCGTGATCAAAGATTTAAAAGTAAAAGGGTCTTCGTCCGTCGTCAAAGTGGGCACGAAGGTAAAGAACATCCGCTTGGTGGATGGTGCTGACGGGCATGATATCGCGTGCAAGATTGATGGCTTTGGTGCGATGAATTTAAAATCGGAGTTCGTCAAAAAAGTCTAG
- a CDS encoding patatin-like phospholipase family protein, with the protein MNKLLTVISLITFVSCTAFSSPSKPFKKALVIGGGGITPGVALGMIAGAKDAGYNPDVILAACGASLGAALYGSFSSPKEALKYAKSEEFYLRFQKLVRLGAWSALGLKNKMQTVLANPKNLPEIFEGNILKIPNEAQGLLPSEKFPLSKNKSRLIILAARASFGPEHQGKDTGTGSLFRESYLTDAATANELRGFESPVKKSFPYSRVDRKTEVRSDVALSQAVRASITDPFYVNPTRIGNSYYWGGAVDLFPVETAQHLAEEVLMNFPGGLYNRFEDLAISSTYGFAQSDRTTEVSRLNDIKWIDTSGSHELGLDPGLFGVLFINRFPSSHEKFAYIIQKQFNLGYARAVEAVRLQKNRVNVRTHLRHTEVGRQ; encoded by the coding sequence ATGAATAAACTTTTGACAGTGATCAGCCTTATTACGTTTGTCAGCTGCACGGCTTTTTCAAGCCCCTCTAAACCCTTTAAAAAAGCCTTGGTCATTGGCGGAGGTGGTATCACGCCAGGTGTTGCCTTAGGCATGATCGCGGGCGCCAAAGATGCGGGCTATAATCCGGATGTAATCCTTGCCGCTTGCGGAGCCTCTTTGGGGGCGGCCCTTTATGGGTCCTTTTCTTCCCCTAAAGAAGCATTAAAGTACGCCAAGTCCGAGGAATTCTATTTACGCTTCCAAAAGCTTGTCAGATTGGGGGCGTGGTCCGCTTTAGGATTAAAAAACAAAATGCAAACCGTTTTGGCAAATCCCAAAAACTTGCCCGAAATTTTTGAAGGGAATATCTTAAAAATTCCCAATGAAGCTCAAGGTCTTTTACCGTCAGAAAAGTTTCCTTTAAGCAAAAACAAATCTCGCTTGATAATCCTTGCCGCCCGCGCCTCGTTCGGTCCCGAGCATCAAGGTAAAGACACCGGCACTGGATCTTTATTCAGAGAAAGTTATCTTACGGATGCCGCAACGGCCAATGAGCTGCGTGGATTTGAATCACCGGTAAAAAAATCTTTTCCTTATTCGCGTGTGGATCGCAAAACTGAAGTTCGCAGTGACGTGGCCTTAAGCCAGGCCGTGCGCGCCTCGATCACCGATCCTTTTTATGTAAATCCCACCCGCATTGGAAATTCCTATTACTGGGGTGGAGCCGTGGATCTGTTTCCCGTAGAAACCGCTCAGCATTTAGCTGAAGAGGTTTTAATGAATTTTCCGGGCGGTTTGTATAATAGGTTTGAAGACCTCGCGATCTCTAGCACTTACGGATTTGCGCAGTCAGATCGCACCACGGAAGTGTCTCGACTTAATGACATCAAGTGGATTGATACGTCAGGGTCTCACGAGTTAGGACTGGATCCGGGACTTTTTGGTGTGCTTTTTATAAATCGATTTCCCAGCTCTCATGAGAAATTCGCTTACATCATTCAAAAGCAATTCAATCTTGGATACGCTCGCGCGGTGGAAGCCGTACGCCTACAAAAAAATCGCGTCAACGTGCGCACGCATCTGCGACACACCGAAGTCGGCCGGCAATAA
- a CDS encoding glycerophosphodiester phosphodiesterase: protein MKLMGHRGARDKAPENTLRSFSHLIEAGIPAVEFDIHESADGVWVVHHDDTLERTTKGTGHLSSKSWAELCKIETHEGDPLPRLEQVLEIFKNTSMELQIELKSPGNYQALAQVLRSSIDVSKITIISFNHRWLFEFKNSAPDIRTTCLLFGLPMNPVEIVKSAKAQGLSLSVNWIDTELVQACHQAGFTVTAWNANDPETYQEMKALGIDYLGTDKPFTARGWSKS, encoded by the coding sequence ATGAAATTAATGGGCCACCGCGGGGCACGGGATAAAGCTCCAGAAAATACGTTACGTTCTTTTTCTCACCTGATCGAAGCTGGCATCCCCGCTGTTGAATTTGATATTCACGAAAGTGCAGATGGAGTTTGGGTGGTTCATCACGATGACACCTTGGAACGCACTACGAAAGGCACAGGACATTTATCTTCAAAATCCTGGGCAGAACTCTGCAAAATAGAAACTCATGAAGGCGACCCTTTACCGCGCCTAGAACAAGTTCTGGAAATTTTCAAAAACACCTCGATGGAATTACAAATCGAACTGAAGTCCCCAGGGAATTACCAGGCTCTGGCCCAAGTTCTGCGCTCGTCCATCGACGTTTCTAAAATCACTATTATTTCTTTTAATCATCGCTGGCTTTTCGAATTTAAAAATTCCGCCCCCGATATTCGCACCACATGCTTGCTCTTTGGCTTACCCATGAATCCCGTGGAAATTGTCAAAAGCGCTAAAGCCCAAGGGCTTTCACTCAGCGTAAATTGGATTGATACAGAGTTGGTTCAAGCTTGCCATCAGGCAGGATTCACCGTCACGGCGTGGAACGCGAATGATCCCGAAACCTATCAGGAGATGAAAGCCTTGGGGATCGACTACTTGGGTACGGACAAACCTTTCACTGCACGCGGCTGGTCTAAATCCTGA
- a CDS encoding class I SAM-dependent DNA methyltransferase, translated as MKSQFHEDFYSFAKYYDIAFDFKDVPQECRFLEDVFQKHSKSHLNSFIEFGAGPALHCLEMAKSLQSVTAVDLSAEMTTYAQDKAAKAGVVVHCECADMIKYQSENRYDLAVLLMDSTSYLLSNEAVIEHLRSVAQILNPGGLYILEMSHPKSVFEISKSTASEWEMEKDGIKVKIQWGSPSDTFDPVSQITNVSLKMEYQDGERVGTLKDQSPQRCFTATEFAALVAASGVFEIVDWYGAMSTGVPFNNAEAAWRMVPVLRKS; from the coding sequence ATGAAATCTCAATTTCACGAAGATTTTTATTCGTTCGCAAAATATTACGATATCGCCTTTGATTTTAAAGATGTTCCCCAGGAATGTCGGTTTTTGGAAGACGTATTTCAAAAACATTCAAAATCACATTTAAACTCATTTATAGAGTTCGGCGCGGGCCCTGCTTTGCACTGTCTAGAAATGGCTAAGAGCCTGCAAAGTGTGACCGCCGTGGACCTTTCGGCAGAGATGACCACCTATGCCCAAGACAAAGCGGCAAAAGCGGGTGTCGTCGTTCACTGCGAGTGCGCTGATATGATCAAGTATCAGTCTGAAAATCGCTATGACTTAGCCGTTTTGCTGATGGATTCGACTTCGTACTTGCTTTCAAATGAAGCCGTTATTGAACATCTCAGGTCCGTGGCGCAGATTTTAAACCCCGGTGGTTTGTATATTTTAGAGATGAGTCACCCCAAGTCCGTTTTTGAAATATCTAAATCCACCGCGAGTGAATGGGAGATGGAGAAAGACGGCATTAAAGTGAAAATCCAGTGGGGTTCCCCCAGCGACACCTTTGACCCTGTTTCCCAGATAACCAATGTATCGTTGAAAATGGAATATCAAGACGGGGAAAGAGTTGGAACCCTCAAGGATCAATCGCCACAGCGTTGCTTTACCGCGACGGAATTCGCGGCCCTGGTTGCGGCCTCGGGGGTATTTGAGATTGTCGATTGGTATGGCGCTATGTCCACGGGCGTGCCGTTTAATAACGCCGAAGCGGCCTGGAGAATGGTTCCCGTTCTTAGAAAAAGCTAG
- a CDS encoding phospholipase D-like domain-containing protein translates to MRSIILALSVFLFSKAVVADQVRYIPHSEGALASFLDIIQNSRKSIDMTTFIFEPCHASTLVVMDALAAKARSGVSVRILLDAFMHDKKQAWQLNNYFAQQGIQIRWFNTSPLLNLNFRSHIKLIVSDGQKYITGGRNYADEYFGLFEGANFIDRDAFVEGASAKEAQKVFNTMWASSWTKTVKPSHTRISWKEVCEYDESERAAEIKDHFNKYRTELVNALPLRSCPDTHFIADEPGAKILDQHRNGIEMAESKGKHTTAEFLKFIRNTKKTMVMENWSLMPHENMRYEFFDLRWKKIPVLFITNDNMDGPGILKYAEDSHNNRAARLQNQGSMAVKQISMHGALQDNWLLSPPNTEYRLHGKVGVRDDKDIIVSSFNIDQRSYSLNMESMILVRNCPAFAQDVDAGFNDLLIVYEQDKAAGVPPNNNDNLLWTVLGALGASFF, encoded by the coding sequence GTGCGTTCTATCATTCTTGCTTTAAGCGTTTTTCTTTTTTCTAAAGCGGTGGTTGCCGACCAAGTTCGTTATATTCCTCACTCTGAAGGCGCGTTGGCGAGCTTTTTAGATATCATTCAGAACTCGCGTAAATCGATCGATATGACCACGTTTATCTTTGAACCCTGCCATGCTAGCACTCTGGTGGTGATGGATGCCTTGGCGGCTAAGGCGCGTTCAGGAGTTTCAGTGCGCATCCTGCTTGATGCCTTTATGCACGATAAAAAACAAGCGTGGCAGTTGAACAACTATTTTGCTCAACAGGGGATTCAGATCCGTTGGTTTAATACCAGTCCGCTTTTAAATTTGAACTTCCGTTCGCACATCAAGCTGATTGTTTCTGATGGGCAAAAATATATCACTGGCGGACGTAATTACGCGGACGAATACTTCGGCCTTTTTGAAGGCGCCAACTTTATTGATCGTGATGCTTTCGTGGAAGGTGCTTCGGCGAAAGAAGCACAAAAAGTTTTTAATACGATGTGGGCCTCTTCTTGGACGAAAACAGTCAAGCCCTCGCATACTCGTATTTCGTGGAAAGAAGTTTGTGAATATGATGAGTCCGAGCGGGCTGCTGAAATCAAAGATCATTTTAATAAATACCGCACTGAACTGGTGAACGCTCTGCCATTACGTTCTTGTCCTGACACCCATTTCATCGCTGATGAACCCGGTGCTAAAATTTTAGATCAACATCGCAACGGCATTGAAATGGCTGAAAGCAAAGGCAAACATACGACGGCTGAGTTTTTAAAATTCATTCGCAATACTAAAAAAACTATGGTGATGGAAAACTGGTCGCTGATGCCGCATGAAAATATGCGCTATGAGTTTTTCGACCTACGCTGGAAGAAAATTCCGGTTTTATTTATCACCAACGACAATATGGATGGCCCGGGTATTTTGAAATACGCCGAGGACAGCCATAACAATCGTGCGGCTCGATTGCAAAACCAAGGTTCGATGGCCGTAAAACAGATTTCCATGCACGGAGCCTTGCAAGATAACTGGTTATTATCCCCGCCTAACACCGAATACCGCCTGCATGGCAAAGTCGGCGTTCGCGATGATAAAGATATTATCGTCAGCAGCTTTAACATTGATCAACGATCCTATTCTTTAAATATGGAGTCGATGATCCTGGTTCGCAATTGCCCTGCTTTTGCTCAAGATGTGGACGCCGGCTTTAATGATCTTTTGATCGTTTACGAACAAGATAAAGCCGCCGGCGTTCCACCGAACAATAATGACAACCTGCTTTGGACGGTCCTAGGCGCTTTGGGCGCTAGCTTTTTCTAA
- a CDS encoding high-potential iron-sulfur protein, whose amino-acid sequence MKSISRRAFFKNAAIVVGGITAFNFVGPSRAEAQASKGVIPLLIPGDSTAKAVKYVEDYKKVPASKGNHCANCAFYAKKEIRAGKEVGTCLIFAGKYVLADAYCASWAKKS is encoded by the coding sequence ATGAAATCAATAAGTCGAAGAGCATTTTTTAAAAACGCTGCCATTGTTGTGGGTGGAATAACGGCGTTTAATTTTGTAGGTCCATCACGAGCTGAGGCCCAGGCATCAAAAGGTGTCATCCCTCTTTTAATCCCAGGGGATTCCACCGCCAAGGCGGTGAAATACGTTGAAGACTATAAAAAAGTTCCAGCAAGTAAAGGCAATCACTGCGCAAACTGTGCATTCTATGCAAAAAAAGAAATTCGGGCAGGAAAAGAAGTTGGCACTTGTTTGATCTTTGCTGGCAAATACGTTTTAGCCGACGCCTACTGTGCATCCTGGGCCAAAAAGTCTTAA
- the gcvH gene encoding glycine cleavage system protein GcvH → MAFHIPEDYYYTKEHEWAQVDENIVTVGITEFAQDSLGEIVYVELPEEGQKITQGQTFGVVESVKAVSDLYAPVSGTVIEVNASLGDDPSVLNDDPVNEGWLVRIEMDTEKELANLMRAPDYKKLIAEK, encoded by the coding sequence ATGGCATTTCATATTCCTGAAGACTATTACTACACTAAAGAACACGAATGGGCTCAAGTTGATGAGAACATCGTCACTGTTGGTATCACTGAGTTTGCTCAAGATTCATTGGGCGAGATCGTTTACGTTGAGCTTCCAGAGGAAGGTCAAAAGATCACTCAAGGCCAAACTTTTGGTGTTGTTGAGTCGGTTAAAGCCGTGAGCGACCTTTATGCTCCGGTTTCAGGCACTGTTATCGAAGTAAATGCTTCTTTGGGTGATGACCCTTCAGTATTGAACGACGACCCCGTGAACGAAGGCTGGTTGGTTCGTATCGAAATGGATACTGAAAAGGAACTCGCAAATCTGATGCGTGCTCCGGACTACAAAAAATTGATCGCTGAGAAGTAA